The following proteins are encoded in a genomic region of Trueperaceae bacterium:
- a CDS encoding RNA methyltransferase, with amino-acid sequence MAPRIVLVRTKEAKNIGSAARAMKNFGLYDLHLVAPRCDLQPNGYRLASHAVDVLDRAVICSSIDEALSGCTRVIGTSARPRASEALMEFTPGGLPEFLPEDGGAIVFGPEDFGLSNEELDYCQALVRIPTAEYASLNLAQAVGLMAYEWFRAKQTSATTSLESRQLAPREDHEALYKHLLKALHHIGYTDNIRERSADHLFRRVFDRAQLDTREIAALRGLCQQVIWAADQTPDQIPGHRKTR; translated from the coding sequence ATGGCACCCCGTATAGTTCTCGTTAGGACCAAAGAGGCTAAAAACATTGGAAGTGCCGCTAGAGCGATGAAAAACTTCGGACTATACGACCTGCATTTGGTTGCACCTCGTTGTGACCTACAACCGAACGGATACCGCCTAGCATCCCACGCAGTCGATGTCCTAGATCGCGCAGTCATCTGTAGTTCGATTGATGAAGCACTTAGCGGCTGCACGAGAGTCATAGGCACATCTGCGAGGCCGCGCGCCTCAGAGGCGTTAATGGAATTCACACCTGGAGGGCTACCTGAATTCTTACCTGAAGACGGGGGGGCTATTGTGTTTGGGCCCGAGGATTTTGGCCTCTCAAACGAAGAACTTGACTACTGTCAAGCTCTGGTCAGAATCCCGACTGCTGAGTACGCTTCACTTAACCTCGCCCAAGCCGTCGGCTTAATGGCTTATGAGTGGTTCCGGGCGAAGCAAACATCTGCAACCACCTCGCTCGAATCTCGACAATTGGCGCCTCGCGAAGATCACGAGGCGTTATATAAACACCTTCTTAAGGCCCTTCACCACATAGGCTATACCGATAACATACGAGAACGAAGTGCTGATCATCTCTTCCGACGCGTGTTTGACCGGGCGCAGCTCGATACTCGGGAGATTGCTGCCCTCAGAGGCCTGTGCCAACAAGTGATTTGGGCTGCTGATCAGACTCCCGATCAAATTCCTGGACACCGAAAAACTCGTTGA
- a CDS encoding 2,4-dihydroxyhept-2-ene-1,7-dioic acid aldolase: MRPNTLKALFARGEAAVNGWLAIPSSISAEAMSHAGFDSLTIDMQHGPVSFEAAIPMLQAISTTEVTPLFRAPWNEPSTIMRMLDAGAYGVICPMINNGVEAEELVNACRYPPAGKRSLGPNRARFYGGADYGPDANEEMLVFAMIETTPGLTNLSEILSTPGLDGVYIGPNDLSLSLGGGPGADWTEGPAAEAIDSIIRVTRQHEKVVGIHCGSDSYALSMIKKGCQLVTVQNDLGYLGTQARKVTTAVRNGTTINDQKDSSNNIY; encoded by the coding sequence ATGCGCCCAAACACTTTGAAAGCTCTTTTTGCCCGTGGGGAAGCCGCTGTCAATGGTTGGCTCGCTATCCCCTCTTCCATCTCAGCCGAAGCCATGAGTCACGCGGGTTTCGACAGCCTTACAATTGACATGCAACATGGACCAGTAAGCTTCGAAGCTGCAATTCCGATGCTTCAGGCTATTTCTACCACCGAGGTAACTCCGTTATTCCGAGCTCCTTGGAATGAACCAAGCACGATAATGCGAATGCTTGACGCCGGCGCGTATGGCGTTATTTGTCCAATGATAAATAACGGCGTTGAAGCTGAAGAGCTAGTGAATGCCTGCCGTTACCCACCTGCAGGGAAACGAAGCTTAGGTCCGAATCGGGCTCGCTTTTACGGAGGTGCTGACTATGGACCTGACGCTAACGAGGAGATGCTTGTCTTCGCAATGATTGAAACTACACCAGGCCTAACAAACCTATCTGAAATCCTAAGTACGCCTGGACTAGACGGTGTCTATATTGGTCCTAACGATTTGAGTTTGTCGCTCGGGGGGGGACCAGGTGCCGACTGGACCGAGGGCCCCGCAGCCGAGGCAATTGATTCGATTATAAGAGTTACCCGTCAGCACGAAAAGGTTGTCGGTATCCACTGTGGCAGCGATTCATATGCCCTCTCTATGATCAAGAAAGGTTGTCAGTTGGTAACAGTACAGAATGACCTTGGTTACCTTGGCACGCAAGCCCGCAAGGTCACCACCGCCGTGCGCAATGGAACAACTATCAATGACCAAAAAGATTCCTCTAATAATATTTATTGA
- the deoD gene encoding purine-nucleoside phosphorylase, giving the protein MTIHIGAEPGDIAKTILLPGDPLRAKYIAETYLEDLVCYNNVRGMLGYTGTYNGKTVSVQGTGMGVPSISIYVHELINEFGVQNLIRVGTCGALQPELGLREIILAMTASTNSHINRQTFGGQDFAPSASFRLLRQAYDTAVSRGIPVHVGSVFTSDVFYDALESWKHYAKHGVLAVEMETTALYTLAAKFAVEALTILTVSDSLVSQVEDSSDVRERSYTAMMEIALELA; this is encoded by the coding sequence ATGACCATTCATATTGGCGCAGAACCAGGCGATATCGCTAAGACCATACTTCTACCTGGCGATCCCCTTCGAGCTAAATACATAGCAGAGACCTATCTCGAAGATCTTGTCTGTTACAACAACGTACGTGGCATGCTCGGGTACACCGGTACGTATAACGGTAAAACAGTTTCGGTTCAAGGAACAGGTATGGGTGTCCCATCAATCTCAATCTATGTTCATGAGTTAATCAATGAATTCGGGGTGCAAAACCTCATTCGCGTGGGGACTTGCGGTGCGTTACAACCCGAGTTGGGACTTCGTGAGATTATCCTTGCCATGACTGCCTCCACAAACTCACATATCAATCGCCAAACGTTTGGAGGCCAGGACTTTGCTCCCAGCGCCAGCTTTCGGCTGCTGAGGCAAGCCTATGACACTGCTGTATCTAGGGGAATTCCCGTACATGTTGGTAGCGTTTTTACGAGTGACGTGTTCTACGATGCTCTAGAGTCATGGAAGCATTACGCGAAGCACGGTGTCCTTGCTGTTGAGATGGAAACAACAGCGCTGTATACGCTGGCTGCTAAATTCGCCGTGGAAGCACTAACTATTTTGACCGTAAGTGATAGCTTGGTGAGCCAGGTAGAGGATTCATCAGACGTGCGAGAACGTAGTTACACAGCAATGATGGAAATTGCTCTGGAACTAGCCTAA
- a CDS encoding oxidoreductase, with amino-acid sequence MAKETVRACLIGSGGMARGHLRTILNRPNGTEFVVISEPSDEAYAAASKLFEEAGLLVPPNEPDLEKLLVNNTMDLDAAFIVTPHVLHFEQAQACLEAGLDVLLEKPMVMNAFEAAELIKTRDETGNLLVVSFNGSLSPEIRKGVELLRSGSLGQILNVSANVWQNWREGTTGLWRQVPEISGGGFLFDTGAHMLNTVTDLLGEDFAEVAAWLDNRGAPVDIAGTIMARSVSGVLVTMNGCGEGITAVESDVHVFCKEAVLRTGVWGRFLELQREGETDFSPVETAPSQGQWDQFLKVREGSMKNPCPPEVGLRMARLWDAVKTSAMNGGVPTSVEQG; translated from the coding sequence ATGGCAAAGGAAACTGTGAGGGCATGCTTGATTGGTTCTGGTGGAATGGCACGTGGACACCTCCGGACAATACTTAACCGCCCTAACGGAACTGAATTTGTAGTCATTTCCGAACCATCCGATGAGGCTTATGCGGCTGCCAGTAAATTGTTCGAAGAAGCAGGCTTGTTGGTACCGCCAAATGAACCCGATCTTGAGAAACTGTTGGTAAATAACACCATGGATCTTGATGCGGCTTTCATTGTGACGCCACATGTTCTTCATTTTGAGCAGGCGCAAGCCTGTTTAGAAGCTGGGCTAGATGTTCTTCTAGAGAAGCCAATGGTGATGAACGCATTCGAAGCGGCTGAACTGATCAAAACTCGAGACGAGACCGGTAACCTCTTGGTCGTTTCGTTTAACGGCAGTTTATCGCCTGAGATTCGTAAGGGAGTCGAATTATTACGGTCCGGCTCGCTAGGACAAATATTGAACGTATCCGCTAATGTCTGGCAAAATTGGCGTGAGGGTACTACAGGGCTATGGAGACAAGTACCTGAGATTTCAGGTGGTGGTTTCCTTTTCGACACTGGTGCTCACATGCTCAACACAGTTACTGATCTTCTTGGTGAGGATTTCGCAGAGGTTGCCGCTTGGCTTGATAATCGAGGAGCTCCGGTCGATATTGCGGGCACAATCATGGCGCGCTCCGTATCGGGAGTTCTGGTCACAATGAATGGGTGTGGTGAAGGGATCACTGCTGTTGAATCTGATGTTCACGTTTTTTGCAAGGAAGCGGTCCTGCGTACGGGAGTTTGGGGTAGGTTTCTTGAGCTGCAAAGGGAGGGTGAAACGGATTTTTCTCCTGTCGAAACTGCTCCCTCCCAAGGACAATGGGATCAATTTCTTAAAGTGCGCGAAGGCAGCATGAAGAATCCCTGCCCGCCTGAGGTGGGCTTACGAATGGCTCGCCTTTGGGATGCAGTAAAAACTTCAGCGATGAATGGCGGGGTCCCAACTAGCGTGGAGCAGGGGTGA
- a CDS encoding tagatose-bisphosphate aldolase translates to MQSSIRDKLHNLKTLSNKKGIIAALAIDQRGSLKSSIAKSLGDRDITDDDIVTFKQLVVQTLSPLTSAVLLDPEYGLAAIQKKHETTGLILAYEASGYDNTKGNRMPSLLPKWNVRRLAKAGASGVKLLLYYDPEAAGNDEKHVLVERVGTECASVGLPFFLEPVTYKDGVEGLELAKQKPSLVRKTMQEFGTSSYQVDVLKVEFPFLAAYTEGLGATTEVAYDITDAQGHALDAANEVEQPFIYLSAGVDMSVFRASVEIVGKAHVPFSGVLCGRATWKEGIPHFTSEGENHLSEWLRGEGIGNVTGLNEALDNYAIPWWDRLSTTYTLDQ, encoded by the coding sequence ATGCAGAGTAGCATCCGGGATAAACTTCATAATCTTAAAACCTTATCGAACAAAAAAGGAATAATTGCAGCCCTAGCAATTGATCAACGTGGTTCTCTTAAATCTTCTATCGCTAAAAGTCTAGGCGACCGCGATATCACCGATGACGACATAGTCACATTTAAGCAACTTGTGGTTCAGACACTTTCCCCCCTAACTTCAGCAGTCCTTTTGGACCCAGAATATGGACTCGCCGCTATCCAAAAAAAGCACGAAACCACTGGATTAATCCTCGCCTATGAAGCAAGTGGTTACGACAACACCAAAGGCAACCGTATGCCTTCGCTCCTACCGAAATGGAATGTGCGTCGTCTAGCAAAAGCTGGGGCCAGCGGCGTTAAGCTGCTGTTGTACTACGATCCAGAGGCAGCTGGCAATGATGAGAAGCATGTTCTTGTGGAGCGCGTTGGGACCGAATGCGCGTCTGTTGGGCTACCGTTTTTCTTGGAACCCGTGACCTATAAGGATGGGGTAGAAGGATTAGAGCTTGCTAAACAAAAACCAAGTCTCGTCCGGAAAACCATGCAGGAGTTTGGAACATCTAGTTACCAGGTTGATGTGCTAAAAGTAGAGTTTCCTTTCCTTGCAGCATATACAGAGGGCCTAGGAGCCACTACCGAAGTTGCTTATGACATAACCGATGCCCAAGGACATGCTCTTGATGCCGCAAACGAGGTAGAACAACCGTTCATATACCTTTCTGCCGGTGTCGATATGAGCGTATTCCGTGCATCTGTAGAGATAGTTGGTAAAGCTCACGTCCCATTCTCTGGGGTTCTTTGTGGCAGAGCCACCTGGAAAGAAGGTATCCCACATTTTACATCCGAAGGAGAGAACCACCTATCAGAATGGCTTAGAGGTGAGGGAATTGGGAACGTAACTGGCCTAAATGAGGCCCTCGATAATTATGCAATACCCTGGTGGGACCGTCTTTCCACAACTTACACCCTAGACCAATAA
- the nth gene encoding endonuclease III has protein sequence MPRESAAHKSERATAVLHELVAAYPTATTELVHQSPFELLIATILSAQATDKSVNAATPSLFNAYPDAPSLSTAEPSEVMNHIRTIGLYRTKAKNIVRTSRILCDNFGGTVPNDFDSLLGLPGVGRKTANVVLATAFGRPAIAVDTHVGRLARRLRFSSKDNPDAVEADLERLFPKKTWIFLHHALILHGRQICHARSPSCISCQIKELCPSRLN, from the coding sequence ATGCCACGGGAATCAGCTGCTCACAAATCTGAAAGGGCGACGGCGGTGCTTCATGAACTTGTGGCGGCATATCCAACCGCCACTACGGAACTTGTTCATCAATCCCCGTTCGAACTACTTATAGCAACCATCTTGTCTGCTCAAGCAACGGACAAAAGCGTCAATGCAGCCACCCCGTCGCTCTTTAACGCCTATCCCGATGCTCCTAGTCTCTCAACTGCTGAACCAAGTGAAGTTATGAATCATATCCGTACTATCGGGCTTTATAGAACCAAAGCGAAGAATATCGTCCGTACGTCGAGGATTTTATGTGACAACTTTGGGGGAACGGTACCGAATGACTTTGATTCCCTCCTCGGACTGCCTGGTGTAGGCCGTAAAACAGCTAATGTGGTACTTGCTACAGCTTTTGGTAGGCCCGCAATAGCTGTAGACACTCACGTTGGACGGCTAGCAAGACGATTACGCTTCTCTAGCAAGGACAATCCCGATGCTGTAGAAGCTGACTTGGAACGTCTTTTCCCGAAGAAGACCTGGATTTTTTTACACCATGCATTAATTCTTCACGGTCGCCAAATTTGTCACGCTCGATCCCCATCTTGCATATCCTGCCAAATCAAGGAACTTTGCCCTAGTAGGCTCAATTAA
- a CDS encoding pyridine nucleotide-disulfide oxidoreductase yields the protein MFDLVIIGAGPIGLEVAILAKRAGLNYLVVEKGSIVEAIRGYPTYITFFTTSERLEIGGHPLITSTDKPTRKEALDYYRKVVQNEALNIHTHTEVTGIERQEGQFAIRVKAGKSSTEVISARKVVLATGYFDNPKLLGVPGEDRKNVSHFYTEAHPFYNRNITIIGAGSSAADAALDLFHGGAKVTIVHRGSDFRSSLKYWIRPNLENRVKEGSIAVHFDTVVREIQSRELVAEKDGATIHIATDQTFVLTGYFASPELLNQPGASYDPVTYAVTLTDNFETTVPGLYVVGSAGYGMRTSDVFIENGIVHAAKAVQHITTAD from the coding sequence ATGTTTGATCTTGTCATTATTGGCGCTGGCCCTATTGGGCTTGAAGTAGCTATTTTAGCTAAACGTGCTGGCCTTAATTACTTAGTCGTTGAAAAGGGCAGTATTGTTGAAGCAATCAGAGGCTACCCAACTTACATTACTTTCTTTACTACCTCTGAAAGACTTGAAATTGGCGGCCATCCTCTTATCACTTCGACGGATAAACCCACTCGCAAAGAAGCCCTAGATTACTACCGGAAAGTAGTTCAGAATGAGGCTTTGAATATCCATACTCATACAGAGGTCACTGGGATTGAAAGACAGGAAGGACAATTCGCAATCCGGGTCAAGGCTGGAAAATCTTCTACAGAGGTGATTTCTGCTAGGAAAGTCGTTCTCGCGACAGGCTATTTTGACAATCCCAAGCTTCTAGGCGTACCAGGTGAAGACAGGAAAAACGTTAGTCATTTTTATACTGAAGCTCATCCTTTCTACAACAGAAACATCACTATCATAGGAGCTGGTAGTAGTGCTGCTGATGCAGCTCTGGACCTATTTCACGGTGGTGCAAAAGTCACAATTGTACACCGAGGTTCGGACTTTAGATCGAGTCTTAAATACTGGATCCGACCGAATCTTGAGAATCGAGTTAAAGAAGGATCAATCGCGGTCCATTTTGATACCGTAGTTCGTGAGATTCAATCAAGGGAACTCGTGGCGGAAAAAGATGGCGCCACAATCCACATAGCAACCGACCAGACGTTTGTGCTTACTGGGTATTTCGCCTCTCCTGAATTGTTGAACCAACCCGGAGCTAGCTACGACCCAGTCACCTACGCTGTTACTCTCACTGATAACTTTGAGACTACAGTTCCAGGACTTTACGTAGTTGGTTCTGCCGGCTACGGTATGCGTACTAGTGACGTTTTCATTGAGAATGGAATAGTACACGCTGCAAAGGCTGTTCAACACATAACAACAGCAGATTAA
- a CDS encoding endoglucanase, translating to MELNIQFLENLLAAPGTSSYESRPAQVWHERADELGAIVSTDSYGNVYAAFGPDSAPTVMVAGHIDEIGLMVSHIDEGGLLFVQEVGGWDIQQLVGQRVRVVGHGGELIGVIGRNAIHLLRKDATKSIEAKDLWVDVGANAREDLEGLVRTGDFIVLEQPFTRLRDSRISSKALDNRVGAFLALETCAMAVDDSCKRVAVATVQEEIGGIGARSAAFSLAPDLAVVIDGTHATDTPGVDKRQAGERGLGSGPELSVGSYVHHGLLENLIEVASTEAISYTLGANPRRTGTDADFLASSRGGIPTVVVSPPIRYMHSPNEVADLKDIEATAKLLVAFLNQVDDKTLPRPPQ from the coding sequence ATGGAATTAAATATACAGTTCTTGGAAAACCTTTTGGCTGCTCCTGGAACAAGTAGCTACGAAAGTAGGCCAGCTCAAGTTTGGCATGAACGTGCGGATGAACTTGGGGCAATAGTTTCCACCGACAGTTACGGCAACGTTTACGCTGCTTTTGGACCAGATTCGGCGCCGACTGTGATGGTTGCAGGCCACATTGACGAGATCGGCCTCATGGTGAGCCACATTGATGAGGGGGGCCTCCTTTTCGTGCAGGAAGTAGGTGGCTGGGATATTCAGCAACTGGTCGGACAACGAGTCCGAGTGGTAGGCCATGGCGGCGAATTAATAGGAGTCATTGGCCGGAATGCAATCCACCTCCTTCGGAAAGATGCAACCAAATCTATTGAAGCAAAAGATCTTTGGGTAGATGTTGGCGCTAATGCCCGGGAAGATTTAGAAGGCCTCGTCCGAACTGGGGATTTCATTGTGCTAGAACAACCTTTTACCCGACTCAGAGACTCGCGTATAAGCTCTAAAGCTCTAGATAATCGTGTCGGCGCGTTCTTGGCTCTGGAGACTTGCGCCATGGCTGTTGACGATTCTTGCAAAAGAGTAGCCGTTGCAACTGTACAGGAGGAAATCGGGGGGATTGGCGCTCGTTCAGCAGCGTTTTCTCTAGCACCCGATCTCGCCGTAGTTATCGACGGCACCCACGCAACTGACACGCCGGGAGTGGACAAGCGACAGGCTGGGGAAAGAGGATTAGGGTCTGGACCAGAACTTTCTGTTGGCTCCTATGTTCACCATGGCCTTCTTGAGAATCTTATTGAGGTAGCTTCTACTGAAGCCATATCTTATACCTTGGGTGCTAATCCACGACGCACCGGAACCGATGCGGATTTCCTGGCTAGCTCCCGGGGAGGGATTCCTACAGTGGTGGTGTCACCACCAATCCGCTACATGCACTCGCCTAACGAAGTGGCAGACCTTAAGGACATTGAGGCGACAGCTAAATTATTGGTAGCGTTCCTTAATCAAGTTGACGATAAAACTTTGCCACGACCACCTCAATAA
- a CDS encoding serine/threonine protein kinase, whose product MIFLLSALLLAFTLILWRNQSSQKTFIISVFAIIGAFIIFGVNHTGPILYLAGYTLVLVLLAFIVQLFWESNRLTPGQWNFNREAKEYLRKNVNFADPLLFPGYHEVKHVGSGGMANVYRAFRDSDGQVVALKIPVGRYGKDEDYLRRFHREAEVVGYLDHNNIVKTFKHGVIGVKHYVEMEFIEGRSLDAYIESKELNVGTAIEITKLLISALNHIHGAGVIHRDIKPSNIMIKEGGFVGEPSRVNSDAVKLMDFGIAGGKDVTSRGFDGQRGGTPIYMSPEQARGLEIDHRSDIYSLGLVLYEMLTNQTAFGGISEVTGHQQGFQVPPSPRQVNYCISGILDHLVMRMIAKDPNERPALREIQDTLLRDDVQDVLRADLTSQLVLIVSSHQGVVRILDSQGEPYKTLGDIGVGPRSFTTTPMSVSVDSNGNYFLAVPGDRLGSDRHHMIHKLAPDGTLLDAFGVYGMSSGELLQPVATAVIPDDSVLVLDSETHLVQRFSHDGEHLSSFGGRGTGNGLFNNPRDLCVGPDGSVYVLDYGNRQIQEFTVDGIYETRWAFFVDSEQDRTRLLDGLTVDKSGNLYVSDVMGGRVRLISPEGKVVRSYPIESVDGDPKDTLIDLGVDVNGILYAVRRGGHLIRKLGRDSKLLDSIEVYSPVMNMIVNAQ is encoded by the coding sequence GTGATTTTCCTTCTCAGTGCCCTGTTATTGGCTTTTACTTTGATCTTATGGCGGAACCAAAGCTCACAAAAAACCTTCATAATCAGTGTTTTTGCCATAATCGGTGCTTTTATAATATTTGGCGTTAATCACACAGGCCCAATTCTTTATCTTGCTGGGTACACCTTAGTCCTTGTTCTGCTGGCTTTCATTGTGCAATTGTTCTGGGAGAGTAATCGGTTGACCCCTGGTCAATGGAACTTTAATCGTGAAGCTAAAGAATATCTTAGAAAGAACGTTAATTTTGCAGACCCGCTCCTGTTTCCTGGATACCACGAGGTTAAACATGTGGGCTCAGGAGGTATGGCTAATGTGTATCGCGCGTTTAGGGATTCAGACGGACAGGTTGTAGCTCTCAAGATACCTGTCGGTCGGTACGGGAAAGATGAAGATTATCTACGCCGTTTTCACCGTGAGGCTGAGGTGGTTGGATATCTTGACCACAACAACATTGTTAAGACCTTTAAACACGGCGTGATTGGAGTTAAGCACTATGTTGAAATGGAGTTCATTGAAGGTCGTAGCCTTGACGCCTACATTGAGTCAAAAGAGCTTAATGTAGGAACGGCTATTGAAATTACTAAGCTCTTAATATCTGCCCTCAATCATATTCACGGGGCTGGTGTGATTCATCGCGATATCAAACCTTCCAACATTATGATTAAGGAAGGTGGGTTTGTGGGAGAACCGTCTCGCGTGAACTCAGATGCAGTGAAACTCATGGACTTTGGTATTGCTGGTGGTAAGGATGTTACATCTAGAGGTTTTGATGGCCAACGTGGTGGTACTCCTATCTATATGTCGCCAGAACAGGCTAGGGGATTGGAGATTGATCACCGGAGTGATATCTACAGCTTGGGCTTAGTCTTATATGAAATGCTAACTAATCAAACAGCCTTTGGGGGCATCTCCGAGGTGACAGGTCATCAGCAGGGTTTTCAGGTTCCGCCCTCGCCACGACAAGTAAATTACTGTATCTCTGGAATCCTGGATCATCTTGTAATGCGCATGATCGCTAAAGATCCAAACGAACGTCCTGCCCTACGAGAGATTCAGGATACTTTGCTTCGTGATGATGTCCAAGACGTACTTAGAGCTGATCTGACAAGCCAGCTTGTCCTTATTGTGAGTAGTCATCAGGGAGTAGTGCGCATTCTTGACTCTCAGGGGGAGCCTTATAAGACGTTAGGGGATATAGGGGTAGGCCCAAGATCATTTACCACGACTCCAATGTCGGTTTCGGTAGATAGCAATGGAAATTACTTTCTAGCTGTTCCAGGGGATAGGTTAGGTAGTGACAGGCATCATATGATTCATAAGCTTGCTCCTGATGGGACGTTATTAGATGCTTTTGGTGTTTATGGAATGAGTTCAGGAGAGTTGCTTCAGCCTGTAGCTACAGCTGTTATTCCTGACGATAGTGTGCTTGTGCTTGATTCTGAGACCCACTTAGTACAAAGATTTTCTCACGATGGCGAGCACCTTTCTAGTTTTGGAGGGCGCGGTACGGGTAACGGTTTGTTCAATAATCCGAGGGATCTCTGTGTTGGGCCTGATGGCTCCGTTTACGTTCTTGATTATGGCAATCGCCAAATTCAGGAATTCACCGTGGATGGAATCTACGAGACTAGATGGGCCTTCTTTGTTGACTCTGAGCAGGATAGGACCCGTTTGCTAGACGGTCTAACTGTTGATAAAAGTGGCAACCTCTACGTGTCAGATGTTATGGGAGGTAGGGTCCGTCTTATTTCTCCGGAAGGTAAGGTAGTGCGTTCTTATCCCATAGAGTCCGTAGATGGTGATCCAAAAGACACCCTCATTGATTTGGGTGTTGATGTGAACGGAATCCTTTATGCAGTTCGACGTGGCGGACATTTAATTCGCAAATTAGGCCGCGATAGCAAGTTATTGGACTCTATTGAAGTGTACTCTCCCGTTATGAATATGATCGTTAATGCCCAGTAA
- a CDS encoding enoyl-CoA hydratase: MSDNLEDSVVFEHLNYEIEGKIAILTLSRPEVLNAINEALLMELGLALQLVEADVEVRALVVTGEGRAFGAGADIVDLTKINDAFSGREASLAGQEIMNSLASTTFPTIAAIDGFALGGALELALACDLRIASPETRLGFPEVGLGLIPCYGGTQRLSRLVGLSPALDMILTGRQITAKEALQIGLVNRISEETLQTALEIANIVARNAPIALGLAKEAVVRGLDVTLDEGLEIEADLFGLVTTTNDYREGTNAFIEKRNAKFQGE, from the coding sequence ATGTCGGACAACCTCGAAGATTCAGTTGTCTTTGAACACCTCAATTATGAAATCGAGGGGAAAATTGCGATTTTGACGCTCTCGCGACCTGAAGTGTTAAACGCAATTAATGAGGCGCTACTGATGGAACTTGGTCTTGCCCTGCAGCTGGTAGAGGCAGATGTAGAGGTTCGCGCCCTTGTCGTTACTGGGGAGGGTAGAGCTTTTGGTGCTGGTGCTGACATCGTGGACCTAACCAAAATTAACGACGCCTTTAGCGGTCGAGAAGCTTCTCTGGCCGGCCAGGAAATCATGAATTCTTTGGCAAGTACAACATTTCCTACCATTGCTGCGATCGATGGCTTTGCTCTCGGCGGAGCCTTAGAATTGGCATTAGCCTGTGATCTAAGGATAGCTTCGCCGGAAACCCGCTTAGGGTTTCCAGAAGTCGGCTTAGGTCTAATCCCTTGTTATGGAGGGACCCAGCGCCTTTCACGATTAGTTGGCCTTAGCCCTGCCTTAGACATGATTCTTACGGGCCGACAAATCACTGCTAAAGAAGCACTACAAATCGGTCTAGTCAATCGGATTTCAGAAGAAACCCTCCAAACCGCACTAGAAATAGCTAACATCGTTGCTCGTAATGCCCCGATAGCTCTAGGTTTGGCCAAAGAGGCCGTTGTAAGGGGATTAGACGTAACGCTAGATGAAGGATTAGAAATCGAGGCTGACCTATTCGGTTTAGTCACAACCACCAACGATTACCGGGAGGGCACCAATGCCTTTATCGAAAAGAGGAACGCCAAATTTCAAGGCGAGTAA